The sequence TTTAAAACTATTGGGCAGTGATCCGAGCTCGTTCTATCCAATGCTATCGCTGATAAATTCCCCCAAACTTGCACAAAAACATCCGAGACAAGAAACCTATCTATCTTACTAAATTTAGTGCCGTCATCGCTAACTCGAGTGAAAAATCTGCCTCCAATCGGGATGTCAGTTAAATTGCTAGAGAGAATGAAATTATTGAAACGCCTTGCCCTAGCCTCTATAAAAACACAATTGAAGCGCTCTGACTCGTCCCTCACTTCATTAAAGTCACCACCCAACACCCAAGCTTCATCTTGATTCTCTACTAACTTACTTAAGGAATCCCACAGTATTTGCTTTTTAGAATCGTCACGAGGCCCGTAAATATTGAGAACGTTAAGGATCACACCATTACTTTTCCACTTCCCACGGATCCCAATTACACCATCAAACCTAATAATATCAGTAGCTTCGAAAGAGTTGACATCCCATATTAGCAATTGCCCTCCCGACTTCCCAATTTTTTCGCGTTGAATAAAATCACATTCGTTGGACCCCCAAAGTGTCTGGACCCAAATCCTATTAATAGTGTTAAGCTTAGTTTCCTGTAGAGCTAGGAAATTAGGCTTTTCTTTTACAATCATTTGTTTCGTAGGACCGAATTTACCACCTAACCCGAACCCTCTAAGATTATATGAAATAAACTTCATGGATACCAGAAAATAAGCTCAAACTCgagttttataattaataattattattaataatttttaataatagttaTTCCATTCGTTTATACCCTTTTAATATATGGAAGTTAGTAAAATATTAAGTTATAATTTATTCTCTCATTTATCTTGTTAAAAAACTAACTAATTCgaataatctataatctataatctataggtaatattaaaatcctataattataatgtcattattaggctaattcttttgttaagaaaaaatcataaagaaaaagaaaaaaaatttaagcatggtaggtgatgtcattaatctaaataattttgaattgaaattaaatcttattaattaattatcctATAAACTAAAACACGCGCCGAAATTCTTCATTTCAGTTGTTTTGCAttttcgttttgagtttgcgttcacactacaaacgttCCCACaaattcggctcaatttacacaacggcccctcaacttTATACTTTTTCAaaggtagaaagtgtaaatatataattttattaaaataaaagaaaaataattccacccgaatttttaacgggccctatcttctcgctcggtgcgagttaaatttttccgagatcatcgttcaactcgaaaaaatctaacgaacacaacgggactaactacgcgcgaaacgaacatcgttaaaaaaacactaaatattttgggctatatttcatacatatacatatacgtcaacaaacaactcaacctattagatatattatgtaccaaacaacgtatatccaaagccgaccgcgcgttgaatacaaccgcagcaacgcgcggtcgaattttttctagttattattattaaatcttattaataataattttaataatttaaaattaaacaattttgaattattataattaattattttgaaaatTGAGTACaaaaaggtataaaagctaggcagaaggaaactaattctaaatttatattttaatttaaaattttaaaataaaatgacaatcaatattatctcttatgattggatgtggattgtttaatatatgcattttaggtgtttgataaaatgttcaGCTAACGAGTTTTTTAGTCGAActttgtggttccacgggtcattaaactaaataattttagcatttacgttcacttaatacctaaaacatatcattaaactctttcatttaaacaaatccgtggttccacgggtcatttcactatttctattaaaattctaaaataatgatgtcataaataaacatTTTTCAAGTTTAAAAGAAattcaaaaagaaattaaaaaattCGTAAGGCACCATAatgatgtcataaataacaattagttttaattatattcaCTTAATTGATAACAATTAAAGGTAAAATGATAATGATGAAAAATAAATGCAAAAGAGATATAACTTAaacaattattctatttttaaattTTAACAATTTTTTCTTTTACATATTATTTAGTCAGAATTTCAAAATAATATCACCTACCTTCATATTAATGGTTTAGCATTCTCTCTTTAAAAATCTTTGATTATTTCAGATAATGTGTTCCATATAAAATATTTTTGGTACGCTTTCGTTATCATTATTTGCCATATGCATTTTATAAACTTCAATAATTTGATTATCAAGTTTGTGAGTCGaaatatgtggttccacgggtcattaaactaaatgactttagcatttacattcacttaatacctaaaacatatcattaaattattTTGTTTAAACAAATCCGTGATTTCACGGATCATTTCACTCGTATATTAAATAAAAGATAAAATAGAGATTTTGACGACATATCTTAAATACAATTTTTTGTGGAAACGCTTTTTATTTTTTTGTGAGATGgagagagtattattattaatgattgtttaataattattaattattaattatttttaataattattaattatttttaataattaataattgaaataaataataactattttGGTTTTTTTGGTAAAAAAAGTTACGagcaatttaataataataataaaattaaaatatcgAGTAATTGTTTTTTCGAAAATTAGCTCCCTTTAAAGTTTAATCATCTTTATATATTAAGTCCCACCTTAacgtctttaaaaaacgtcttcaAAAAATCACCGTCTTTTTCATCTCTCTTACACCACCGTGTTAGGGTTTATTTCCATTGAACATCCAAACAACGACGAAGATAAATACAACCCTAGATTTCACAATTCACTCTAAAATTGAACCCAAATCAATCCAATTTTAGTTTCCACTTCTTTCAAATCAGGTAACTTTTGAGCTCTCCACATCAATCTTCAAATTAACGCAATTCTAATCACCAAATTCATTGCTCTGACTTACTAACAAATTGAAGTACAAATTAGTTTTTAATCGATTAAAATATTATAGAATTTGGTAACTTTTTAGTACTAAAAGTGAAAAAAGATTTGAACTTTTATTATGTTAAGAAGTTGATAGATCATAAAGGTTTGCAAAATTGGTTGCTTTTGAATTTTCTTTCGTGGGGTGGTTCTTTTTCTTTATTGGGAATTTGAAAGATTGTAGTTTTTTTGTGACCCATGAGCACATGGCTTATGTGTGTTTTGCTATATATACCTTCTGTTTATAGATGCATACATGGATACATGACTGCGACAGTTTTATGCTTTCTGACCTAATTTTAATGTTTGTATATGTATTGATATAAGTATCTGGTTTTTTGATATTTAAGTAGTAGGCTGACAGATTAATGTACTGATCTAAATAATTCAAATGCTTGCTTCATTTTGGTAAATTTGTCTTTAGGATACTTACTAAAAATATGATATCATatatatgatagaattatttgatgTACTGGCGGGCTACGAATATGTCTATGATTGTGCGCGTTTGTTAATTATATCACAATCTCGGATTTTGAAGACGGATTATAATACATTATAAAGTTTGTAGGTGAAAGGTGATATGGTATATCCTCTTACATGATACTGACTGATGGACCTGGAAAGCAAGAATTTTGGAAAGGGTAAGTTGTAAAGTTTAATACTTTTTTTTGTTTCCCGAGCGTAAAGTTGATATTTTTATGCTTGGTTTTGTATCTTCATTTATTAAGCTTCATTCACATGTCTTTAATCATTTATTTATGTTTATAATGTTGAATTCTGACTCTTTCTGACTATAAAAGATGACCTTTCTGGTTATCTGCAAGATGATTTGGTGCTACCAAAACTGCACTACTAAGTTGCATAAGTCAAATAAATGTCCTTaacaatcttttttatttacaaacTAACATCAGAATTCATATTATCAACGACTTTCTAATAAAATGTTTGGATTTGCTTTCCATAACAACTTATTTAATTACCGTGACTTCAAATTGCAATAAAGAATTATTAATGTTTGGTTAAACAGATTCAGCTTCTGATGATATCATAATTTATGAGTCAAATTAAAGTTTATTCCGACACCACTCGCTATCCGAATCAAGTGCATAAAATCTGTATTCATTTTTGTCTCATTATTTATCGCTTTTCATACTCTAGGACCAAAGGAACTCACGGGCGCTGTCGATCTTATACGTTACTATAAATTGTTACCCCACTATGAGTTATTCTGCAAGAAGTCACTTCCTATATCAATTTCAGATACGCATTACGTTCATCACGTTGTTGGAGATACCGAAATCAGAAAAGGCGAAGGGATGCAGTTGGATCAACTTATTCACAACACATCCTTCTCTAGAGATACAAATGCACGCATACAACCGTTTGATCTCAACGTTCTTATGGAAGCTTTTCAGCTTAGGGAGACTGCACCTGTTGACTTGCCACCTGTAAGAAATTGTTATGTTTTCACTTTCTATAGACGGATTGGGCAGAGTGGGTATTttcaatgggtcaaaatgggttgggTTTGGTTGACTGGAAACATTCATTTCTCAAATTTTCCTAAATagtttgtattttaaattttataaagAATATGTTTAGTTATATATTTGTCACATTAGTACTCAATTTATCTAATCATCTTCATAAACCAGGTTATGAGGTTGTATGTGTTAAGTATATAATTCTGGCAAGTTTTGACCCGTTTAATCGATTTGACCTTTTCCTGTTTTCTAAGTGTTTTGGCTTGGACCTTGATAGACAAAATATAACCCAAAGAGACCTATTAGTTAATGAATTGAAATAGTCAAAGCTCCATTTTCTACTTTCAAAATGAGGTTTTTTCTTTTCGGGTTACGTGGGAGAACTATATTTTCTACATTGTGGTGATATTCATATTTTTATGCCTTTTGGTATTTACGTGTTTTATAGTCTGAGAAGGGGATGCCGACTATAGCTGGAAAATCGAGGAGTGAATCAAAGCATAAAAAGCACAAGGATAAAGAACACAAGAAACACAAACATCGGCATAAAGATCGAAGTAAAGATAAGGACAAGGAAAAAAGGAATGATAAAAGTAGTCATCATGACAAGGTTATATGCGTTTTACATCTTGTTCAATTTTCACAAATGAAGTATGTTAAGTTTGATTTCAGAACTGATTTTTATTATGTCAATATATCTAGCTCTTTGAATTAAATGATTCAGGAGAAATTATGCATCAAGAATACACTTGGTGTTGATTTTTGTCTTTTTTTCCTCCTCTTAAGCTATTTTTCTAATTTTACCAGTTTGACCCGTTAGAGATAAAAcataacccaaattgacactttgaTAAGTTATCGGTTCAAAATTGCCCCATCTTGTTTGGTGCTAAATGGTGTCATTTAAAAATGGTTGCAGAAAAGGAAGCATGATGGAATTGAAGATATCAATGCCTTTCATATGCAGAAGAAAACAAAGGTAACGCTACAAGTAAATGTGTAAATTTTGAagcttttttttaataaaattttcaCACTCCGTAGGCTCATACTGCGGAAAAATATGGCATCAAAAACTCATAGCAGATACTCATGCTTATTAGTGTTAAAATCTTTTACTTTTTTACGCtcataagttagaaaactcttTGATTCTTTCTTTTAtgacacttttaagtgtcattaagCTTTTTCATTTTTGACACTTCTAAATATTAAGAACTTTATGACACTTGTAATTGTAAGAAGTGTGAATAGTTTTTCATTCTATAAGGCGTCAAAAATCACACAAGCGTCAAAAATTGaacttttttttgttttttgtagtTTAACTAAGATTCATGTAAATAGTTTCTTTATTCTTTATGAATTTTATGTCAATTTTGGAGCTCCTTAGATATCTTGTTTATTATGTAGCATAAAAGCTCAAGGATCGATGAGATTGGTGGAATAAAGATAGCAGCTTGAAAGTAGCTTGTGGTAAATATTGTTGCTAATGATATTCAAAGAGGTTGTTACGTATTGTTGTCAAGTTAGCTGAGGTGCAAAACTATTACCATACAAACATAATCACGTCGAGTAACAGTTTGATGTCAGTTTTATCCATCGATATAACTTCGGTTTTGTTTAtaccatttttatatttttatttatctgCAGAACAGTCCCAGGACTAACTAAAGAGGTCGAGAAGGTGAATTCACCGTTGTTGTAGATTTTTCCGAGGTACAAGTTGATATAAACCAAAACTTTTTTGTATTAGTTTGTATCATAGTGGGAAGTTTCATATTTCCCAAATTCCATTCCTTTTATTTAGTTTAGTGATACATTGGATATTGCTAATTAGTCATATTAATTTAAAGATACTTTCAGTTTACAAACATTGTATGTATATCTGGTCTTAGTAAAGGATACTTTTGTTCTTTTAATAGGTTGGTTAGTTTTAAGACCTTGTGAATACACGTCACTTGCATTTAGATTAGTATGCACAATATATTTATTTTGGCTATGTTGACCATGTAACTTTCTTTACGTTCGATGTAATTTCTTAGAAATGCATTTATAATGGTAAACGTGTAAACGAATAAGTTTTTTCTTGTTTGAGCTACTCGGGGAGGGAAAGATACCTAGACGTCTGTATCCTAACTGGGTTATCTTGTGAATGTTTTCAACCTTTTCTCTAGTCACCGCAATCAGGCAACTACTAATCTATCTTGAAATGGTTTATAATGGCAAACTTTTATAGTTTCAAAGATCTTCTAAAACATTACGACAATCTCTTATATGTTAATTTATCATTATCCTCGAATATCATTTCTCATTGTATATATaggtttttgttttgttttgtttttttttttttgttacttcttTTGTAGTATGTTAAGACATCTCACTATGGTTTCGTGATAGGgggattatagccaaaatgcccaTTCCCAAACAAATTCTTGCGCTGGAgcccaaagttttttttttttgccaggttgccctcgcaagacgcaagaAGACTTGCgtcttgccctcgcaaggcgcaagcttgcgtccttgcgtcttgcgagcttgcgaccttatctgatcagaaATACGATTTTGTGGATAAGATTTCGTCAGATATCCTAGATTTTTACGGATAATATTTTGTCCCTATATTTAGATTGACCCTGAGACCTTGAAATCACAATCTCATAACAATTTCAAAAGTTTTCAATGCAGAGCTTATACCCACGTTAAGGTACTATTTT comes from Rutidosis leptorrhynchoides isolate AG116_Rl617_1_P2 chromosome 4, CSIRO_AGI_Rlap_v1, whole genome shotgun sequence and encodes:
- the LOC139842917 gene encoding probable mediator of RNA polymerase II transcription subunit 19b gives rise to the protein MDLESKNFGKGPKELTGAVDLIRYYKLLPHYELFCKKSLPISISDTHYVHHVVGDTEIRKGEGMQLDQLIHNTSFSRDTNARIQPFDLNVLMEAFQLRETAPVDLPPSEKGMPTIAGKSRSESKHKKHKDKEHKKHKHRHKDRSKDKDKEKRNDKSSHHDKKRKHDGIEDINAFHMQKKTKHKSSRIDEIGGIKIAA